The following are encoded together in the Cynocephalus volans isolate mCynVol1 chromosome 4, mCynVol1.pri, whole genome shotgun sequence genome:
- the LOC134377327 gene encoding interferon-induced very large GTPase 1-like, giving the protein MATADYTPDEPLLRDNRRQDLQEMLREVGLAVEYWLPKLQEHLGVTCVQALQHVEEKDLQKLKSQAQHPWEKRALTKLLKLSHSNSISEFQESQVEIIKKKQNRAEKALQELRDLLSEGRQRQEEAVKRKEAELRQAMDIPEEYWPPPEKPLREVMENIQRQLNLIRGTLSHRQNLPDRHLVKWASGGLALQGIYKTSHQGGLIEKREKLLSVPKEFSLSGPEHGTRMETKEFTSSQAESMFTQSMEKLGFTVTASAKGGGWGFSLEAGMDHSKHLESKETQQSHSERSYFCSTKFSYIPLASCHFPIDQLQFSKAALQELKCIEDVLDQTAGPDRFSLLRHRTENFFHRFGSHANQGPLHLGGIYWWKAISEGFQSEQLEEVKRQSAEALDIYIRGSYNGFGVQAASGLNMSNSHSKTAYQRENFQNLQATVHLSVAQTGGPPEADGLAQWNAGLIASNQTWCVIDRGLRLVPIWDIILSSHRSDFKDPLQVANCLKDNYTALTNLTAQIQDGEELLSAGKEARVFLEDMKSWEVSNPEEQLKTLIHFMQMLSQKTKSYDTWINICLTDWDLQNFLVNTVNFCKMSSSYKTNFIKSQLLSLLDPHIHKVTNFPQSYSIMQWISQPESEQQQVNISQFSELIKILKETQNDLMEVKVKSDSPETVEKAQRKATYEVSLALSSFLNYLQETEQQDTELLLISIAVGAGYCAASNTFQHLLGCDELIFLLNEMQTAQNKYQELKHICNYRAQAFLVLTGLTATAGITAISPEDKIQRMALMKQHLGQSLSKEVAHVLTKIGADHNWENLEKDLRLLIDGNYEATVSSLQMDEVKKQLQSLFHRKKQLHEPHDNENKWEIIKNGALLDLLQRLGLEHYYPKRMCKANFHLIYNTSVYNTQPSSEQELPFYFLQKLLMLDCGLRHLVFRDDENTEHHIYSSASNQENEDFDPYEDFFENDDSPPKSSATMSRPHIHPMDIQMAVFHCADDFARQYILAKLSICQFALPLVVPNPCTSQIEFSLWSLSQIRRSWQQAKKSPKEKNSYKAQQMCRVPTSIVSFIRVGNGLSASKSLIMNCLLSKRKHDVFFHRHCRGSSKDCLLMRGVVEVCWFCPVGEDEDRFDNCVTFTNLHGDAKEHERQLTFLKEISSLIVVLMSAADDNKENRKLVRDLGQSSKPLICLLDDKEKTMANNSGQRVKIGIKNRNEAELTEELTATIRRLLGLSDTAFSLEDCSWIARKQGFLIDEDQRDCKEAKEKAQTLMALLSEMKLSQMKENLLPLQGKLWHLWCKKDKELYHLREKGNRSIEQHKSEIEAEKQIIRHHQLTRAFPLNDLMRSVLQILQEHSETHSKLYFLQWLSVFLDNLTAEHLEYLHDKQRSLWSLVQTEKKKTPKSNSLKSWQGEIEAISTEISNCTLGIEQLLREVGQIYEALEETSSTKDILFLTLPQIAADLMISGVPIELMDGDASYVPLKWVAAVFDKVSEKLGDKRLFVLSILGLQSSGKSTLLNALFGLQFTVSAGRCTRGAYMQLLKVEETFAEELGFDFVLVVDTEGLRAPELSNKSQNRDNELATFVIGLGNLTLINIFGENPSEMQDILQIVVQAFLRMKQVKISPSCFFVHQNVGEVTAKDQTMEGRRRLEQRLDEMAAIAAEQEQCSDITRFSDVIKLDVNTHVCYFAHLWDGNPPMAPPNPRYSHNVQELKSRILMTAKQESRASIMKISDVKFRVQDLWRALVSENFIFSFRNTREVMAMSKLETIYNYWTWELRSHILDLQNQVMNQIQNGKIQTLEISMLEVPVKEKYEAIKQELEKYFNEDPDSEILVQWKASFENKLIILKESLISDSKRKANELLSFKKSQERLDKKKTDYENELLERSRNLALTVKGKELTEEELYKKFNPLWEKWVCDVSSTSPHIKEPNIDVDSESILLDYFKKDINRKDIMHRDSREKFQIDYGNHIKMNKKYHLITMQLEVCDREAINMTTECIVSRFDKVINNIWRQQSDYNPSYFHEILKIIDEEVKSASTKERYTFTSKYNVDLSLCLFQRASQNFKEMHRAFKRANDPVNYLESKKDDFFMSFKISCQGATSIKTFVDFLWHKLTPAVSSTIWEKMAPAVAGHMRSTCPEFNGNRANLEKHILISLAEEENFDNYWQYIHYPESFFRSYIQNHIKRYCSDKGGEKMKIFLKISLESMKNAILSAIHESTAAVAKDKSSTASGWLDLFCEHLKSSLIFPRRDLVSIEHQEIKDVEFLKEAMSAALDPAMKGVEDILSSTPIEKMVAEIEKTLSDHLCGCWKQCPFCKAICTNTIPAHDGDHSVPFHRSQAVRGWHFYKTDLFAVDFCSSKVASDHSFILEDDRSFPYKNYRQAGGDYATWSITPDSSAQLYWKWFVSHFRSNLEEKYQYKFRDIGKIPDAWAKITKQHVIDDLKQH; this is encoded by the coding sequence ATGGCCACAGCAGACTACACCCCTGATGAGCCTCTGCTCAGAGACAACAGAAGGCAAGATCTCCAAGAGATGCTGAGAGAAGTGGGACTGGCTGTCGAATACTGGCTGCCCAAGCTTCAGGAACATCTGGGTGTGACCTGTGTCCAGGCCCTACAACACGTAGAAGAAAAAGACCTCCAGAAGCTGAAATCCCAGGCACAACATCCATGGGAGAAAAGGGCCCTGACAAAGCTGCTTAAACTATCACACTCAAATAGTATTTCAGAGTTTCAGGAGTCTCAGGTggagataataaagaaaaagcagaatCGGGCAGAAAAGGCACTGCAGGAGCTGAGGGACTTGCTTTCAGAAGGAAGGCAGCGACAGGAAGAGgcagtgaaaagaaaagaagcagaacTGAGGCAAGCAATGGACATCCCTGAAGAGTACTGGCCACCCCCTGAAAAGCCCCTAAGGGAAGTCATGGAAAACATACAGAGACAACTCAACCTTATCAGGGGGACACTGTCCCACAGGCAAAACCTCCCAGATAGACATCTGGTGAAATGGGCATCTGGAGGTCTGGCCTTACAGGGAATTTACAAAACCAGCCACCAAGGGGGCCTGATAGAGAAGAGGGAGAAGCTACTCAGTGTCCCCAAGGAGTTCTCACTGTCTGGCCCTGAGCATGGCACACGGATGGAAACAAAGGAATTTACATCTTCTCAAGCAGAATCCATGTTCACCCAGTCTATGGAAAAGCTGGGCTTCACTGTAACTGCCTCAGCCAAGGGTGGAGGTTGGGGATTTAGTCTAGAAGCTGGTATGGATCACAGCAAACATTTAGAATCCAAGGAAACCCAACAATCCCATTCTGAGCGCTCTTATTTCTGCTCAACCAAGTTCAGCTACATCCCCCtggcttcctgccactttccCATTGATCAGCTCCAGTTCTCCAAGGCTGCTCTCCAGGAACTGAAATGCATTGAAGATGTTTTGGATCAGACTGCAGGCCCAGACAGATTCTCCTTGCTGAGGCACAGGACTGAAAACTTCTTCCACAGGTTTGGCTCTCATGCTAACCAAGGCCCTCTGCACCTGGGAGGAATCTACTGGTGGAAGGCCATTTCAGAGGGTTTCCAAAGTGAGCAGCTGGAAGAAGTAAAACGGCAATCAGCAGAGGCCCTGGATATTTACATAAGGGGCAGCTACAATGGCTTTGGAGTGCAAGCTGCCTCAGGTTTGAATATGTCAAACTCTCATTCAAAAACAGCCTATCAgagagaaaatttccaaaatctcCAAGCCACTGTCCATTTATCTGTGGCCCagacaggtggcccaccagaagCAGATGGCCTTGCCCAGTGGAACGCTGGCCTCATTGCCAGCAATCAAACCTGGTGTGTCATTGACAGGGGACTTCGTCTGGTACCCATTTGGGACATCATCCTGTCCAGCCACAGAAGTGATTTTAAGGATCCTCTTCAGGTGGCTAACTGCCTGAAAGACAACTACACTGCTCTGACTAACCTCACTGCCCAGATCCAGGATGGAGAGGAGTTACTGAGTGCTGGGAAGGAAGCTAGGGTTTTCCTAGAGGATATGAAATCCTGGGAGGTATCTAATCCCGAAGAGCAGCTTAAAACACTGATACATTTCATGCAAATGTtgagtcaaaaaacaaaaagttatgaCACCTGGATTAACATATGCCTCACAGATTGGGATCTGCAGAATTTTCTTGTAAACACTGTCAACTTTTGCAAAATGTCTTCTagttataaaacaaactttattaaaTCTCAGTTGCTCAGCCTTCTGGATCCTCACATCCACAAAGTGACAAACTTTCCTCAGTCTTACTCCATAATGCAGTGGATCTCCCAGCCAGAGTCAGAGCAACAGCAGGTCAACATCTCCCAATTTTctgaattaattaaaatcttaaaagaaacccAAAATGACCTCATGGAAGTGAAGGTCAAATCGGATTCCCCAGAAACAGTGGAGAAAGCCCAAAGAAAGGCCACTTATGAGGTCAGTTTGGCTCTCAGCTCCTTCTTGAATTACCTCCAAGAAACAGAGCAGCAAGACACAGAGCTCCTGCTAATTTCCATTGCAGTGGGTGCAGGATATTGTGCAGCAAGCAATACTTTTCAGCATCTTCTGGGGTGTGATGAGTTAATCTTCCTACTGAATGAAATGCAAACTGCCCAAAATAAATACCAGGAGCTCAAACATATTTGCAACTACAGGGCTCAGGCATTCCTGGTGCTCACAGGTCTGACAGCCACAGCTGGAATCACAGCTATTTCTCCAGAAGACAAAATACAACGCATGGCATTGATGAAACAACACCTGGGACAATCACTGTCTAAAGAAGTTGCACATGTTCTCACCAAAATTGGTGCAGATCATAACTGGGAAAACCTAGAGAAAGACTTGAGATTGCTCATTGATGGGAATTATGAAGCCACCGTTTCTTCTTTGCAAATGGATGAGGTGAAAAAGCAATTGCAAAGTCTCTTCCACAGAAAGAAACAGCTCCATGAACCacatgataatgaaaataaatgggaGATAATAAAAAATGGGGCCTTACTAGACTTACTCCAGCGTCTAGGCCTAGAACATTACTACCCCAAAAGGATGTGCAAAGCTAACTTCCATCTGATCTATAACACTTCTGTGTACAATACTCAGCCCAGCTCTGAACAAGAGCTTCCCTTCTACTTCCTGCAGAAGCTACTGATGCTGGATTGTGGGCTGAGACACCTGGTCTTCAGAGATGATGAAAACACAGAACACCATATCTATTCAAGTGcctcaaatcaggaaaatgagGATTTTGATCCATATGAAGACTTTTTTGAAAATGATGACAGTCCCCCTAAATCTTCAGCCACTATGTCCAGGCCCCACATTCACCCAATGGATATTCAGATGGCAGTTTTTCACTGTGCAGATGATTTTGCCAGACAATATATCTTGGCTAAGCTTTCCATTTGCCAGTTCGCCCTCCCCCTTGTGGTGCCTAATCCCTGCACTTCTCAAATTGAATTCTCTCTCTGGTCTCTCAGTCAAATTAGGAGAAGCTGGCAGCAAGCAAAGAAAtcaccaaaagagaaaaacagttacAAGGCTCAGCAAATGTGTCGTGTCCCCACCTCAATTGTGTCCTTCATTAGAGTTGGAAATGGCCTCTCTGCTTCCAAATCTCTGATCATGAACTGTCTTCTTAGTAAACGTAAACATGATGTGTTTTTCCACCGGCACTGCAGAGGAAGCAGCAAAGACTGTCTCTTGATGAGGGGCGTGGTGGAAGTCTGCTGGTTCTGTCCTGTGGGGGAAGATGAAGACAGATTTGACAACTGTGTGACCTTCACCAATCTTCATGGAGATGCAAAAGAACATGAACGGCAGCTCACCTTCCTAAAGGAGATCTCTTCTCTCATTGTGGTCCTCATGTCAGCTGCTGATGACAATAAAGAAAATCGAAAACTTGTTCGTGACCTTGGGCAGTCATCAAAACCTTTGATCTGCTTGCTTGATGACAAAGAGAAAACCATGGCCAATAATTCTGGCCAAAGAGTGAAAATTGGCATCAAGAATAGAAATGAGGCAGAATTAACAGAGGAACTCACAGCAACAATCAGACGTTTGCTAGGGCTCTCTGACACTGCTTTCAGCTTAGAGGACTGTTCCTGGATTGCTCGTAAGCAAGGATTCCTTATTGATGAAGACCAGAGAGATTGCAAGGAAGCCAAAGAAAAGGCGCAGACTCTAATGGCCCTCCTGAGTGAAATGAAGTtgtctcagatgaaggaaaacttaCTACCCCTTCAGGGAAAACTGTGGCACCTTTGGTGTAAGAAGGACAAGGAACTCTATCATCTCAGAGAAAAAGGGAATCGGAGCATTGAACAACACAAGAGTGAGATTgaggcagaaaaacaaataatacggCATCATCAGTTGACCAGAGCCTTTCCTCTCAATGATTTAATGCGATCTGTCCTTCAGATTCTCCAAGAACATTCAGAAACTCACAGCAAACTCTACTTCTTGCAGTGGCTGAGTGTGTTTTTGGACAATCTGACAGCAGAACACTTAGAATACCTGCATGACAAGCAAAGATCTTTGTGGTCACTGGtccagacagaaaagaaaaagacaccaaAGAGCAACTCCCTGAAAAGCTGGCAAGGTGAGATAGAAGCCATCTCCACAGAGATTAGCAACTGTACCTTGGGAATTGAGCAACTTCTCAGAGAAGTTGGCCAAATCTATGAAGCACTTGAAGAAACTTCCTCTACAAAAGATATACTTTTTCTCACCCTTCCTCAAATTGCTGCAGACCTGATGATATCTGGTGTTCCCATTGAATTGATGGATGGTGATGCTTCATATGTGCCTCTAAAGTGGGTAGCTGCTGTTTTTGACAAGGTCTCTGAGAAACTTGGAGACAAACGGCTATTTGTTCTCTCTATCCTTGGCCTGCAGAGCTCAGGGAAGTCCACCCTGCTGAATGCCCTTTTTGGGCTACAGTTCACTGTCAGTGCAGGCAGGTGTACCCGGGGAGCCTACATGCAGCTCCTGAAGGTGGAAGAGACATTCGCAGAGGAACTTGGCTTTGACTTTGTGCTTGTTGTGGACACAGAAGGACTCCGGGCCCCAGAACTCAGCAATAAATCTCAGAATCGGGACAATGAGTTGGCTACCTTTGTCATTGGACTTGGAAACTTGACTCTGATCAATATTTTTGGGGAGAACCCATCAGAGATGCAGGATATCCTACAAATAGTTGTCCAAGCTTTTCTGAGGATGAAACAAGTGAAAATCTCTCCAAGTTGCTTCTTTGTCCATCAGAATGTGGGGGAAGTTACAGCTAAAGACCAAACCATGGAAGGACGAAGGCGGCTAGAGCAGAGACTAGATGAAATGGCAGCAATAGCTGCTGAACAAGAACAGTGCTCAGACATAACCCGTTTCAGTGATGTCATTAAGTTAGATGTCAATACTCACGTCTGCTATTTTGCACACCTCTGGGATGGCAATCCCCCAATGGCCCCTCCCAATCCTCGCTACAGCCACAATGTCCAGGAACTGAAAAGTAGAATTCTTATGACTGCCAAGCAGGAGTCCAGGGCAAGCATCATGAAGATATCAGATGTAAAATTCCGAGTTCAAGATTTATGGAGAGCCCTGGTGAGTGAGAACTTTATTTTCAGTTTCAGGAACACTCGAGAGGTCATGGCCATGAGCAAACTAGAAACCATATATAACTACTGGACTTGGGAGCTGAGGAGTCACATACTAGACTTGCAGAACCAGGTGATGAACCAGATTCAGAATGGAAAAATCCAGACACTTGAAATAAGCATGCTAGAAGTTCCAGTTAAAGAAAAGTATGAAGCCATCAAGcaagaacttgaaaaatattttaatgaagacCCAGATAGTGAAATACTGGTTCAATGGAAGGCAAGTTTTGAAAATAAGCTAATAATCCTTAAAGAGTCACTTATTTCAGACAGTAAAAGAAAAGCCAATGAACTTCTTAGTTtcaaaaaaagtcaagaaaggctggataagaaaaagacagattaTGAAAATGAATTATTGGAAAGGAGCCGAAATTTGGCTCTAACTGTAAAGGGTAAAGAATTGACTGAGGAAGAGTTATATAAGAAATTTAATCCACTTTGGGAAAAATGGGTCTGTGATGTGTCATCAACTTCCCCTCACATCAAAGAGCCTAACATTGATGTGGATTCTGAAAGCATCCTTTTGGACTATTTCAAAAAGGATATCAACAGGAAGGACATAATGCACAGAGATTCTAGAGAGAAGTTTCAAATCGATTATGGAAACcatattaaaatgaataagaaatatcACTTGATCACAATGCAGTTAGAAGTCTGTGATAGAGAGGCCATTAATATGACTACTGAATGCATTGTTTCAAGATTTGATAAAGTTATTAACAACATTTGGAGGCAACAGAGTGATTACAACCCAAGTTATTTCCATGAAATCCTGAAAATAATAGATGAGGAAGTGAAATCTGCATCCACTAAGGAAAGATACACATTTACAAGTAAATATAATGTTGACTTATCTTTGTGTTTATTCCAAAGAGCATCACAGAATTTTAAGGAAATGCACAGGGCATTCAAGAGAGCAAATGATCCTGTAAATTATCTGGAAAGCAAGAAAGATGATTTCTTCATGAGTTTTAAGATTTCCTGCCAAGGAGCAACGTCTATCAAAacatttgttgattttctgtggCACAAGCTCACTCCTGCCGTGTCCTCCACCATATGGGAGAAAATGGCCCCTGCAGTTGCTGGGCACATGCGAAGTACCTGCCCTGAGTTCAATGGAAACAGGGCTAACCTGGAAAAACACATTCTCATCTCTCTGGCAGAAGAAGAAAACTTTGATAATTACTGGCAATACATTCATTATCCAGAATCGTTTTTTAGGAGCTACATTCAAAACCATATTAAAAGGTATTGTTCagacaaaggaggtgaaaaaatgaagatctttttaaaaataagtttagaaaGTATGAAGAATGCCATCCTCTCTGCCATTCATGAATCCACAGCAGCAGTAGCTAAAGATAAAAGCAGCACTGCATCTGGGTGGTTAGATTTGTTCTGTGAACACCTGAAGAGCAGCTTAATCTTTCCACGAAGAGACTTGGTAAGCATTGAACACCAGGAGATAAAAGATGTTGAGTTTCTCAAAGAAGCCATGAGTGCAGCTTTGGATCCTGCAATGAAGGGAGTGGAAGATATTTTGTCAAGTACACCTATAGAAAAAATGGTTGCTGAAATTGAAAAAACACTCTCTGATCATCTTTGTGGCTGCTGGAAACAATGTCCATTCTGTAAAGCAATTTGTACAAACACAATTCCTGCACATGATGGAGACCATAGTGTTCCCTTCCACCGTTCTCAGGCTGTCAGAGGATggcatttttataaaacagatCTCTTTGCAGTTGATTTTTGCTCTAGTAAGGTGGCAAGcgatcattcatttattctcgAAGATGACCGGAGTTTCCCATATAAGAACTATCGACAGGCAGGAGGAGATTATGCCACATGGAGCATCACCCCAGATTCATCTGCCCAGCTGTATTGGAAATGGTTTGTCTCTCACTTCAGATCAAACctagaagaaaaatatcagtaCAAATTTAGAGATATAGGTAAAATCCCTGATGCATGGGCCAAAATCACAAAGCAGCATGTGATCGATGACTTGAAACAACACTAA